CAGCCGATCAGGCTGCTCTTGCCGGCGCCGTTGCGGCCGACCAGGCCCAGCACTTCGCCCTGCGGTACGTCCAGTTCGATTCCGCGCAGTACCTCGTGGCGGCCATAAGCCAGGTGGATGCCACGCGCGGAGAGCGGCATTCCGGTGTCCAGTACGGGTGCGGGTACGGCCAGGGCATTCATGCGTCGTCCTCTTCCAGGAGTTGGCGCAACCGCGCGAGCACGCGGTCGACGGGGAGTTCCAGTTCTCGGCTGTGGCGGGCGGCCTCGCGCAGGGCAGGCTCGAGCTGCTGCATGCGTGCGGCCACGCCCCCGCTGGGGCGGGCGCCATGGGCCACGACCATGCCCTTGCCGCGCAGGCGCTCCAGCACGCCTTCGGCCTCTAGCTGGCTGTAGGCACGGGAGACCGTCATCGGGTTGATGGCATGGACCGCGGCGACCTCGCGCACGGAGGGCAGGGCGTCGCCCGGCCGCAGGTGGCCGGCGCTGGCGAGGCGCCGGATCTGCTCGGCGATCTGCCGGTAGATCGGGTCCGGCAACCCCGGGTTGATGTGTAGCGAGGAGGCATCCATGTGTATCAATACAACAATACACTCGGCCCGTGTCAAGCCGTGCGGCGCGCGCGGTGGGCCTGATCGGGGATGCAGGGGGGGCGGGCAGCGCCCGCGCCGGATCAATGGCCGTCGCTATCCGCGCCGCGGGCGAAACGCAGTTCCGAGGGGCCGGCGAACATGCGGAACGGCACCGATTCCAGGCGCATGCCACGGTTGACCTGGACCACGAAGTGCAGGTGCGGCGCGGTGCTGTAACCGGTGTTGCCCGACAGCGCGATCTGCTGGCCCTTGCGTACCTGCTGGCCGACCTGCACCAGCACGCCTTCGGGTGCCAGGTGCGCATACACGGCCATGCTGCCGTCCGGATGCAGGATGCGGACCTGGTTGGCGCGGGTGGCGTAGCGCTCGCGGTCCAGTCCGGTGCCGGCGAAGCCTGATTCGAGCTGCAGCACCACGCCCTCGCGCGCGGCCAGCACCGGCGTGCCCTCGGGCAGGGCGAAATCCACGGCGTGGCGGTTCTGCGCGTCGTCGTGGCTGAAACGGCCGCCGGGGCCCTGGCCCACGCTTACCCGGGCCTGGTCGAACGGCAGGCCGTAGCGGTAGTCCAGTGGCCGTGCGTGCGGGTCGCCCAGGGTCTGCTCCAGCTGCACGTCGAAACCGTGGGGCTTGCCGGGATCGCTGGCGTACAGGCGTGCGACGACCACCTCGGCGCGCGCGCCGACCGTGGCCCGCACCGGCATGGCCGGCACCGCGCTGATGTTCTCGCTCCTGCGCAGGCCCAGCTGCACCTCGACCGGACCCGGCAGGCGGTTGCCGACCCGCACCTCGTGGTGGCTGCCACGGTCGACCAGGCGCAGGGATACCGGCGCGCCTTGCTCGACGTTGCGGCCCGCGTCCGGCCGGGGTGCGGTGGCGGGCGAGGCGTCGTTGCCGCGCCAGAACCGCGAGGCGTGGGCGGGCAGGGCGGCCCCCAGCACGAGGATCGCCAGGGCGAGCAGGACCCGCTGCGCTGCCAGGGTCATGCGCCGGATCCGCCTCGTGGCCGGGCGTCACGGATGGGCGCGGCAAGTGCGCGGAAGCGGGGGCTGGGCGGGCGGGGGCGGTAGCGGGGCATGGGCGGATTATCGGGGGTCCGGTCGCGGAAATTAGTTTCATCTCTCAATCAAGATGGAGCGATTGACATGCCCGCGGGGCGGTGGCAATCTGGCCGCGCCATCGAGACCGGCGGAGGGACAGGCCCTTTGATGCCGGGGCAGCCAGCGGACGCGCAAGCGTCCTGCCAGGTGCCAAATCCTGCGGGGACCCTGGCGTCCACCGGAAGATGGTTCGAGCGTGCCGCAGGCACGCCGGACGCGGGCCCGCGAAAGGCTCGATGGCGTTGACCCTTCCGGATCCGCCATTGCCGCCGTGAACACCGCCACCGCCCTCACCCACGAGCCCCCCTGTACCACCGCCCTGCGCGGCGAGGTTGCCGTGGCGCTGCCGATGCGCCACGCCGGCGTGCAGGGCGTGAACCTGCGGTATGAGCTGCAGGGGCCGGCCGGGGCGCCGGTGGTGCTGGTGGCCGGCGGCATCTCCGCCCACCGCCATGTCTCGGCCAGCGCGGAATTCCCCGAGAAGGGCTGGGCCAATGCGCTGGTCGCCAACGGCCGCACGCTCGATCCGGCGCGGGTGCGCGTGCTGGCCTTCGACTACGTCGCCGCCGACGGCCGCCTCGACGTTCCGGTGGATACCGCCGACCAGGCCGACGCGGTCGCGCTGCTGCTGGACGCGCTCGGGATCGAGCGGCTGCAGGCCTTCGTCGGCTATTCCTACGGCGCGATGGTCGGGCTGCAGTTCGCGGCGCGGCATCCGTCGCGGCTGCGCCACCTGGTCGCGGTCAGCGGGGCGCACCGTCCGCACCCCTATGCCTGCGCCTGGCGCGCGCTGCAGCGGCGCGCGGTCGCGCTGGGCCAGCTGCAGTGCGCGGATGCCGCCGGCCTCGCCCTGGCCCGCCAGTTCGCGATGCTCAGCTACCGCACGCCCGAGGAATTCGGCGAGCGCTTCGACGCCGCGCCGGAAATCGTCAACGGCCGCGTGCGTTGCGCCGCCGAGGACTACCTCGATGCCGCCGGCGCGCAGTACGTGGCGCGCACTCCGGTCACCGCCTTCCTGCGCCTGTCCGAATCGATCGACCTGCATCGCATCGATCCGGCCGCGGTACAGGTGCCGGTCACCGTGGTCGCCGTGGAAGGCGACCGCCTGGTGCCGCTGTCCGATTCGGTGAACCTCGTCGAAGGCCTGGCCGGCCGCGGCCAGCTGCGCGTGCTGCGCTCGCCGTACGGGCACGACGCCTTCCTCAAGGAAACCGACCGCATCGACCTCATTCTCGCCGCCGTCCTGCGCGGCAACGGAGCCGCCGCATGAGCACCCAGTCCTCCCCGATCGCTTCCAGCGAAGTGACCCCCGCCTGCCGCCCGGCCACCGCCGCGGTCCGCGCCGGCATCGACCGCGACACCGCCTACGGCGCGGTCACCCCCCCGATCGTGCTGTCGAGCAATTTCAGCTTCGACGGCTTCGGAAACAAGCGCCAGTACGACTACACCCGCAGCGGGAACCCGACCCGCGACCTGCTGGCCGAGGCGCTGAGCGACCTGGAAGGCGGTGCCGGCGGCGTGGTCACCGCCACCGGCATGGGCGCGATCACCCTGGTGCTGCACGCGCTGCTGCAGCCGGGCGACCGCCTGGTGGTGCCGCACGACGCCTACGGCGGCAGCTGGCGCTTGTTCAACGCGCTGGCCGCCAAGGGCCACTTCGAACTGGTCACCGCCGACCTCACCGATCCGTGCTCGCTGGCCGATGCGCTGGCCACCTCGCCGAAGCTGGTACTGGTCGAGACCCCGTCCAACCCGCTGCTGCGCATCACCGACCTGCGCCTGGTGATCGACGCCGCGCACCGCGCGGGCGCGCGGGTGGTAGTCGACAACACCTTCCTCTCGCCCGCGTTGCAGCAGCCGCTGGCGCTGGGCGCGGACCTGGTGCTGCATTCGACCACCAAGTACGTCAACGGGCACAGCGACGTGGTCGGCGGCGCGGTGGTGGCGGCCGATGCCGAAACCCACCAGCAGCTGGTGTGGTGGGCCAACGCGCTGGGCCTGACCGGTTCGCCGTTCGACAGTTTCCTGACCCTGCGCGGCCTGCGCACGCTCGATGCGCGGATGCGCGTGCACCAGGAGAACGCCAACGCCATCGCCGCGCTGCTGGACGGCCATCCGGCGGTGGAGAAGGTCTACTTCCCGGGCCTGGCCTCGCATCCGGGCCATGCCGTCGCGGCACGCCAGCAGTCCGGTTTCGGCGCGATGCTCAGCTTCGAGCTGCGCGGCGGCGAGCCGGCGGTGCGTGCCTTCGTCGACAGCCTGCGCTGGTTCACCCTGGCCGAGTCGCTCGGCGGCGTGGAAAGCCTGGTCGCGCATCCGGCGTCCATGACCCATGCGGCGATGACGCCGGAGGCGCGCGCCAAGGCCGGCATCTCCGACGGACTGCTGCGCCTGTCGATCGGCATCGAGGCCAGCGACGACCTGGTCGCCGACGTGGCGGCCGCGCTGGCCGCGGCCGAGGCGGCGGCGCCGCTGCCGGCCGAACGGGCACGGGCGTGAGCGCGGTCGCCGGCCCCGGTCTCCGTGCCGCGGGCCGCCGCCCGCTGGCGCCGCCCGCCCGCCGGCTGGCGCTGCTCGGCACCGGCGCTGTTGGGAGCGCCTTCGTCGCGCGCTACCACCTGCTGCAGGCCCGTGGCCTCGCCTTGCCCCCGGTGCTGTGGCTGGCCAATTCGCGCACGGTGCTCAAGGCCGGTCGCGACCTCGATGCAGCGCTGGCGCTGGCCGCTGCCGCACCGTTGCGCGCCGGAGAACTGCAGGGCTGGGCCGAGGCCGAGGCGCTGCGCGAGGGCGACGTGCTGGTCGACGCCACCGCCAGCGAGCTGGTCGCCAACTGGCATCCGGAATGGCTGGCGCGCGGCGTCAACGTGGTCACCGCCAACAAGCTTGGCCATGGCGGCCTGCTGGCGCGGTCGCAGGCGATCTGCGAGGCGCAGGCGCGCAGCGGCGCCAGCTATGGCGACGGCGCCACGGTCGGCGCCGGCCTGCCGCTGCTGCGCAGCCTGCGCGGGCTGGTGGCCGGCGGTGACCGCATCCACGCGGTGGAAGGCGTGCTGTCCGGTTCGCTGGCCTGGCTGTTCAACCATTACGACGGCAGCCGGCCGTTCTCGGCCCTTGTGGCGGAGGCAGCGGCCGCCGGCTTTACCGAGCCGGATCCGCGGGTGGACCTTTCCGGCGAGGACGTGCGCCGCAAGCTGCTGATCCTGGCGCGCGCGGCGGGACTGCCGCTCGAGATCCGCCAGGTGCAGGTGGAATCACTGGTGCCGCCGGAACTGGCTTCGCTGCCGGTCCAGCGGGTGGCGGGCGCGCTGGAACGGCTCGACGCGCCGCTGGCCTCGCGGCTGGACCAGGCCCGCGCGCTGGGCGGCTGCCTGCGCTTCGTCGGCAGCTTCGACGCCGATGGCGCGCGTGCCTCGCTGCAGGTGCTGCCGCCGAGCCATCCGCTTGCTGCAGGTGCCGGTACCGACAACCGCGTGGCGATCCGCTCCGACCGTTACCGCGACCAGCCGCTGCTGATCCAGGGACCGGGCGCGGGAGCCGACATCACCGCGGCGGCCCTGCTGGACGACGTGCTGCGCATCGCGGCGTGAACCGCCGCGTGCGGCTCAGCACTCGATGACGTTGACCGCCAGGCCGCCGCGGCTGGTTTCCTTGTACTTGTCCTGCATGTCGCGGCCGGTGTCGCGCATGGTGCGGATCACCTTGTCCAGCGAGACCTTGTGCTGGCCGTCGCCGCGCATGGCCATGCGCACGGCGTTGATCGCCTTGACCGCGCCCATCGCGTTGCGCTCGATGCAGGGAATCTGCACCAGGCCGCCGATCGGGTCGCAGGTCAGGCCCAGGTTGTGCTCCATGCCGATCTCGGCGGCGTTCTCGACCTGGCCGGGGCTGGCGCCGAGCGCCGCGGCCAGCCCGGCGGCGGCCATCGAACAGGCCACGCCGACCTCGCCCTGGCAGCCGACCTCGGCGCCGGAGATCGAGGCATTCTCCTTGTAGAGGATGCCGATCGCCGCGGCGGTGAGCAGGAAGTCGAACACGCCCTGCTCGTTGCTGCCGGGGCAGAAGCGGTCGTAGTAGTGCAGCACCGCCGGGATGATGCCGGCCGCGCCGTTGGTCGGGGCGGTGACCACGCGTCCGCCGGCGGCGTTCTCCTCGTTCACCGCCAGGGCGTAGAGGTTGACCCAGTCCAGGGTGGTCAGCGGATCGCGCATCGCCGCCTCCGGCTTGGAGGACAGCTCGCGGTACAGGCCCGGCGCGCGCCGCGCCACGTGCAGGCCGCCGGGGAGGGTGCCGTCGGCGCGGATGCCGCGCGCGACGCAGACCTGCATCGCGTTCCAGATCGCGCGCAGGCCGTCGTGGATCTCCGCTTCGCTGCGCCATGCGCGTTCGTTGGCGAACATCACCCGCGCGATCGGCAGGCCGCTGTCGGCGCAGCGCTGCAGCAGCTCGTCGCCGCTGGAGAACGGGTAGGGCAGCGGGGTGTCGTCCGGGACGATGCGGTCCTCGGCGGCCTCGTCCGGATTGACCACGAAGCCGCCGCCCACCGAGTAGTAGTCGCGGGTGGCCAGCACCGCGTCGCTGGCGTCGTAGGCGGTGAAGCGCATGCCGTTGGTGTGGAACGGCAGCTTCTGGCGCTTGTTCATCACCAGGTCGCGCTTCTCGTCGAAGGCGATGGCGTGCCCGGGCGCCAGGCGCAGGCTGCCCTCGGCGCGGATGCGCTCGAGCAGGCCGGGGATGGCGTCCGGATCGACAGTATCCGGGTGGTGGCCCTCCAGGCCCAGCAGCAGGGCCTTGTCGGTGCCGTGGCCGCGGCCG
This genomic interval from Pseudoxanthomonas suwonensis 11-1 contains the following:
- a CDS encoding M23 family metallopeptidase, which codes for MTLAAQRVLLALAILVLGAALPAHASRFWRGNDASPATAPRPDAGRNVEQGAPVSLRLVDRGSHHEVRVGNRLPGPVEVQLGLRRSENISAVPAMPVRATVGARAEVVVARLYASDPGKPHGFDVQLEQTLGDPHARPLDYRYGLPFDQARVSVGQGPGGRFSHDDAQNRHAVDFALPEGTPVLAAREGVVLQLESGFAGTGLDRERYATRANQVRILHPDGSMAVYAHLAPEGVLVQVGQQVRKGQQIALSGNTGYSTAPHLHFVVQVNRGMRLESVPFRMFAGPSELRFARGADSDGH
- a CDS encoding O-succinylhomoserine (thiol)-lyase; its protein translation is MSTQSSPIASSEVTPACRPATAAVRAGIDRDTAYGAVTPPIVLSSNFSFDGFGNKRQYDYTRSGNPTRDLLAEALSDLEGGAGGVVTATGMGAITLVLHALLQPGDRLVVPHDAYGGSWRLFNALAAKGHFELVTADLTDPCSLADALATSPKLVLVETPSNPLLRITDLRLVIDAAHRAGARVVVDNTFLSPALQQPLALGADLVLHSTTKYVNGHSDVVGGAVVAADAETHQQLVWWANALGLTGSPFDSFLTLRGLRTLDARMRVHQENANAIAALLDGHPAVEKVYFPGLASHPGHAVAARQQSGFGAMLSFELRGGEPAVRAFVDSLRWFTLAESLGGVESLVAHPASMTHAAMTPEARAKAGISDGLLRLSIGIEASDDLVADVAAALAAAEAAAPLPAERARA
- a CDS encoding homoserine dehydrogenase codes for the protein MAPPARRLALLGTGAVGSAFVARYHLLQARGLALPPVLWLANSRTVLKAGRDLDAALALAAAAPLRAGELQGWAEAEALREGDVLVDATASELVANWHPEWLARGVNVVTANKLGHGGLLARSQAICEAQARSGASYGDGATVGAGLPLLRSLRGLVAGGDRIHAVEGVLSGSLAWLFNHYDGSRPFSALVAEAAAAGFTEPDPRVDLSGEDVRRKLLILARAAGLPLEIRQVQVESLVPPELASLPVQRVAGALERLDAPLASRLDQARALGGCLRFVGSFDADGARASLQVLPPSHPLAAGAGTDNRVAIRSDRYRDQPLLIQGPGAGADITAAALLDDVLRIAA
- a CDS encoding GntR family transcriptional regulator, producing MDASSLHINPGLPDPIYRQIAEQIRRLASAGHLRPGDALPSVREVAAVHAINPMTVSRAYSQLEAEGVLERLRGKGMVVAHGARPSGGVAARMQQLEPALREAARHSRELELPVDRVLARLRQLLEEDDA
- a CDS encoding L-serine ammonia-lyase; the protein is MAVSTFDLFKIGIGPSSSHTVGPMRAAARFVGHWLVEPGRVAEVARVRAEVFGSLALTGRGHGTDKALLLGLEGHHPDTVDPDAIPGLLERIRAEGSLRLAPGHAIAFDEKRDLVMNKRQKLPFHTNGMRFTAYDASDAVLATRDYYSVGGGFVVNPDEAAEDRIVPDDTPLPYPFSSGDELLQRCADSGLPIARVMFANERAWRSEAEIHDGLRAIWNAMQVCVARGIRADGTLPGGLHVARRAPGLYRELSSKPEAAMRDPLTTLDWVNLYALAVNEENAAGGRVVTAPTNGAAGIIPAVLHYYDRFCPGSNEQGVFDFLLTAAAIGILYKENASISGAEVGCQGEVGVACSMAAAGLAAALGASPGQVENAAEIGMEHNLGLTCDPIGGLVQIPCIERNAMGAVKAINAVRMAMRGDGQHKVSLDKVIRTMRDTGRDMQDKYKETSRGGLAVNVIEC
- the metX gene encoding homoserine O-succinyltransferase MetX, which translates into the protein MNTATALTHEPPCTTALRGEVAVALPMRHAGVQGVNLRYELQGPAGAPVVLVAGGISAHRHVSASAEFPEKGWANALVANGRTLDPARVRVLAFDYVAADGRLDVPVDTADQADAVALLLDALGIERLQAFVGYSYGAMVGLQFAARHPSRLRHLVAVSGAHRPHPYACAWRALQRRAVALGQLQCADAAGLALARQFAMLSYRTPEEFGERFDAAPEIVNGRVRCAAEDYLDAAGAQYVARTPVTAFLRLSESIDLHRIDPAAVQVPVTVVAVEGDRLVPLSDSVNLVEGLAGRGQLRVLRSPYGHDAFLKETDRIDLILAAVLRGNGAAA